The genomic window ACCAACTCGCGCTGGGAGAACAAGGACAGGACTTTGGCGGCAGCGGCGCTGGCCTGGGCGACGGTCTCGGGGATGTCCTTGGGCGCTTGTGCGGTGCCTGCCAGGAAGATGCCGGCGGTCAGGCTTTCCACCGGCCGCAGTTTGGGGTGGGCCTCGCTGAAGAAGCCGTGCTCATCGGTGGCGATGCGCAGTTTCTGTGCCAGTTCCACCGCGCCTTCCGCCGGCATGACGGCTGTCGCCAGCACCGCCAGGTCTGCCTGTACCTCAATGGGCTTGCCGGTGAGGGTATCGGCGGCCCACGCGACGACTTTGCCGTCCTCTTCGTACAGGCGCGCCACCTTGCCGCGAACGTACAGGACATCCTGCTGGGTCATGGCGGACTGTACGAACTCTTCGTAGTCGCGCCCCTGCGAGCGGATGTCTATGTAGAAGACGTAAGCCTGACCATCGGGCACGCGCTGCTTGTACAGGGTAGCCTGCTTGGCCGTGTACATGCAGCAAATTTTGGAGCAATAGGGCATGTGGTGCTCGGGGTCGCGCGAGCCAGCGCACTGCACGAAAATGACCTCCCGAGGCACCGTGCCGTCCGAGGGGCGTCGGATTTCGCCGCCCGTGGGGCCGTCGGCGGCCAGCATCTGCTCAAAGGTCAGCGCGTCTATGATGTCGGGGTAGCGTCCGCCGCCGTACTCGCCGAATTTGGCGAGTGGCCGCAGGGAGTATCCCGTCGCCACGATCACGGCGCCGAAAGCGTGCTCGGAGAACGTCGGCTCCTCATCGGCGCTGCCCGTCCGGTGCTTGAGTTTGGCGGTGAAGTTGCCCACGTAGCCGCCCAGTTCCTCTACCTCGGTCCGCAGGAAGACTTTGATGCGCGGGTTGTTTTGCACCGCCTGCAACTTGGACTGCAGGAGGTCGTGGGCCGCGTCAAAGTTGACATAAACGCCGGACAGTTGGCCCACGTGGCCGCCGAGTCGGTCGGAACGCTCCACGAGCACGACGGGGTATCCAGCGGATGCGATGTCTAGGGCCGCCTGCAACCCCGCGATGCCGGCGCCGATGACCAGCGCCTTCTTGACGAGGGAGAGGGATAGGGGAACCAGCGACTCGTTGTACTTCACCTTCTCCACGATGGTTTTGATGTGCTCAATAGCCTTCTCGGTCGCGGCTTCCTTATCTCCCTGGTGTACCCAGGACACCTGCTCGCGGATGTTGGCAATCTCGGTCTGGTAGGGGTTGAGACCCGCCTGCGCCGACGCTTTGCGGAAAGTGGTTTCGTGCATGGCCGGGCTGCATGCCGCTACCA from Chloroflexota bacterium includes these protein-coding regions:
- a CDS encoding CoB--CoM heterodisulfide reductase iron-sulfur subunit A family protein, with translation MKRIGVFICHCGINIAGTVDVKRVAEALKDYPGVVLATDYMYMCSDPGQSLIRQSIKDENLEGVVVAACSPAMHETTFRKASAQAGLNPYQTEIANIREQVSWVHQGDKEAATEKAIEHIKTIVEKVKYNESLVPLSLSLVKKALVIGAGIAGLQAALDIASAGYPVVLVERSDRLGGHVGQLSGVYVNFDAAHDLLQSKLQAVQNNPRIKVFLRTEVEELGGYVGNFTAKLKHRTGSADEEPTFSEHAFGAVIVATGYSLRPLAKFGEYGGGRYPDIIDALTFEQMLAADGPTGGEIRRPSDGTVPREVIFVQCAGSRDPEHHMPYCSKICCMYTAKQATLYKQRVPDGQAYVFYIDIRSQGRDYEEFVQSAMTQQDVLYVRGKVARLYEEDGKVVAWAADTLTGKPIEVQADLAVLATAVMPAEGAVELAQKLRIATDEHGFFSEAHPKLRPVESLTAGIFLAGTAQAPKDIPETVAQASAAAAKVLSLFSQRELVAEPTIAYVDEELCSGCGLCIPACPYQAREMHPWKHKAIVHEALCQGCGACVVACPNKACKLRNLTPSHVLAMMDAYLAEV